The Mercurialis annua linkage group LG7, ddMerAnnu1.2, whole genome shotgun sequence genome includes the window taaatagtctacattaattttaaaatagatagtACGAtaatttattcatatattttatatttttatttctattaaattAACTTGAACTGAAATAAACtgaactcaattttttttattaattaagtttgttttattaaaagataatttattataaaagttatataatttttttacttgaaaagCTACTCCACGTGACTTTTTATTATACAAAAAATTCAACATGATTAGGATTTAGGGgtgtaaacgaaccgagctGCTCATAAGAGCTCGGTTCGTTTTTATTCATATTCCGAACAAACCGAGTTCGAACTTAATTTTATATTCGTTAAtttaaacgagccgaacatgaacacctcgCTTAAAGCTCGAACGAATATAAACCGAACTTAAACATCTTATTCGCtaaatgaaccgaacatgaacactcaaAAACTCAACTCGGCTCGACTCATTTACACCCTTAAACATAACACTTTGTGTTTAAAGTTGAAACCAGATGATAATTACATATTTGAAAAACATgtatatttatttctaaaaaaaaaaacatgtataTTTAGACTTAGGGTGGCTCCATAGTCTAAGAGTATTATACTACAATTATACTACTAATGGTAGTAGTATAATTTTTTGACCATAAACTTGAATTCTCCCAAGAAAACACATGCGAACAATTTCCCAAATAAAACCCTCTCTCCAAAACTAAACACATATCTATAAATTTCATCATTTTCCAATCACTCTCCTTTTGCTAAACAACTAAACCAACTACAAATCATAAGATTAAGAAAGATCATCACATTTTCTTATcactttaattttcaaaatttaaacttttcattctcatttcaccaaaataaaaacacacATCCAACACGGCAACTGAATAATAATGCAACAAACAAACTAGCCCAACAAAGCCAAAAACtttaatcaaaaatatttatattttgcgTAAGAGAAGGAAGAGCAGAGATCTCTATCTCTTCCTCTTTTTTCTCAATTTCCTCACTTGGGTTCTCTCTACGTGAATTCAATTCAATTGGGTTGCtcttattttttcatttgagtACTAATTTATGACTCATTGCTGAACAACATTACCACTGGTTTATGAGGAACAAGAAAAATAGAAGCTTTTTTGGCAGTTTTTAAGGTAAAAAAAGTAGCTTTCAATCACAAGGCTGGCCTCGGCAGTCGATAAAGTACGATTTCcaaggtttggtttcaatcttTTTGGTGTTTTCTCAAGTGGGCTGTTTTcagattttgtaatttttgcttttttttttatgtttctgtcacttttgtttttttgcttttggtacaaaattttcaatttgtttcttTGTGCAATGTGTCTGCAGATTCTATCTCAATGAGCTAATTTACTACCCAGATGGTGAAATGCCCTGCTTTACACGATTCAATCCCTTAACTAGTCTTATTATAACATtagcatcatcatcatcaccgACTCTCTCAATTCAATCATCAAGAACTGAACTTTTTCTATGATGGGTATCACCCTCTTGCTTAATAACAGTCTCATCACACTCTCAGTTTTGAAGGAAATTCGAGGTTTACCTGTGCTGGAACTAGCTTCAATTTGTATTAATTTGACGCTTTTCCTTGTTTTTCTCTTTATAATCTCTGCTAGGCAGATATTTGTTTGTGTTGGTAGAGTTAGGTTGCTGAAGGATGATAATTCAGTTGCTAATTCGAGTCCGATTCGACGGAGTAATGGTGAGGGGGATATTCCGGTAGTTATTACAGTGAGTACAGGGTTTAAGCTGGTGTTGGCTTGTTGTTTCTACGTTTTGTTTTTGCAGTTTTTAGTTTTGGGGTTTGATGGGATTGCTTTGATTAGAGATGCTGTTAAGGGGGAAGTTGTGGATTGGTCTATAATTTGTTTACCTGCTGCACAAGGCTTAGCTTGGTTTCTGCTGAGCTTTTCGGCTCTTCATTGTAAATTTAAAGCTTCTGAGAGGTTTCCTTTGTTGTTGAGGGTTTGGTGGGTTTTGtcgtttttgatttgtttgtgtACTTTGTATGGGGATGGCAAGAGTTTTCTGATTGAAGGTGTGAAGCATTTGAGTTCTCATGTTGTGGCGAATATTGCTGCAACTCCAGCTCTCGCTTTTCTATGTTTTGTTGCTATCGGAGGTGTAACTGGAATCGAGGTTTGTAGGGATTCTGATCTTCAAGAGCCATTACTTCTTGAAGAAGAGGTAGGGTGTCTTAAGATCACTCCTTATAATGATGCTGGTTTATTTAGCTTAGTCACACTTTCATGGTTAAATCCACTCCTTTCTATTGGTGCAAAGAGGCCGCTTGACCTCAAAGACATTCCTCTTCTTGCTCCAAAAGATCGAACTAAGACTAATTATAAGGTTTTGAATTCCAATTGGGAGAAGTTGAAGGCAGAAAGTACTTTGAAGCAGCCCTCTTTAGCATGGGCGATTCTCAAGTCTTTCGGGAAGGAAGCAGCTTGCAATGCCATATTTGCCTTGATAAATACTCTCGTCTCATATGTGGGTCCATATATGATTAGCTACTTTGTTGAATATTTAGGGGGGAAAGAGACTTTCCCTCATGAGGGATATATACTTGCAGGGATATTCTTCTCAGCAAAGCTCGTGGAGACCTTAACAACCAGGCAATGGTATCTAGGGGTTGATATCTTGGGTATGCATGTAAGGTCAGCTCTGACAGCAATGGTCTACCGAAAAGGACTTAGGCTCTCGAGCTTGGCCAAGCAAAGTCATACCAGCGGAGAAATTGTTAATTACATGGCAGTTGATGTTCAGAGAGTAGGGGATTACTCTTGGTATCTCCATGATATATGGATGCTTCCCTTGCAAATAATTCTTGCTCTTGCAATTTTGTATAAGAATGTCGGAATTGCTTCTGTTGCAACATTAATTGCCACTATTATCTCCATCATTGTGACTGTCCCCCTGGCTAAGGTGCAAGAAGAGTATCAAGACAAGTTGATGACTGCCAAGGATGATAGGATGCGAAAAACTTCCGAGTGCCTGAGGAACATGAGGATTCTGAAGTTGCAAGCTTGGGAGGACAGGTATCGACTGAAACTGGAGGAGATGCGTGGTGTGGAGTTCAGGTGGCTCCGGAAAGCACTCTACTCACAAGCTTTTATTACATTCATATTTTGGAGCTCTCCCATATTTGTTGCAGCTGTCACTTTTGGTACTTCTATTTTGTTGGGTGGCAAACTCACAGCAGGAAGTGTTCTTTCTGCTCTGGCCACTTTCAGAATCCTACAAGAACCACTCAGGAATTTTCCTGACTTGGTGTCAATGATGGCCCAGACAAAAGTTTCTCTTGATCGAATTTCTGGGTTCCTACAGGAGGAAGACTTGCGGGAAGATGCAACCATTGCACTGCCACGGGGCATGTCAAACCTGGCCATTGAAATTAAAGATGGTGAGTTTTGCTGGgacccttcttcttcttcaatgtCCACTTTATCAGGCATTCAAATGAAGGTACAGAGAGGGATGCGTGTAGCTGTTTGTGGCATGGTCGGCTCTGGTAAATCAAGCTTTCTCTCATGCATCCTAGGGGAGGTTCCCAAAATATCTGGTGAAGTATGTTACTGTATACAGTTTTTGTTTATTATGAAAAATCAATGTGTTTTCTGTGACTTAAATTCAGTTTTTCTCTTAATTTGAGAATTGAAATTCCTAATCATTTTCTCTCTCGTATTTTTAGGTGAGAATTTGTGGCACTGCTGCATATGTATCCCAGTCTGCATGGATACAGTCAGGAAATATTgaagaaaatattctttttggtaGTCCAATGGATAAACCAAAGTACAAGAATGTTATCCATGCTTGTTCACTGAAAAAGGATTTGGAACTTTTCTCACATGGCGATCAAACCATAATTGGCGATAGAGGTATAAATTTGAGTGGTGGCCAGAAGCAACGGGTACAGCTTGCAAGGGCACTGTATCAAGATGCAGACATCTATTTGCTTGATGATCCCTTCAGTGCTGTTGATGCACACACTGGTTCCGAGTTGTTTAAGGTTAGATTTTTTCAGTATATTACCGATTTTGCTCTCTAGGATTAATGTAATTTTGCTGAACAAAATATAATGTCAAACTGTAGGAGTACATAATGACGGCGCTAGCAAACAAGACTGTAGTTTTTGTGACCCATCAAGTTGAATTCTTGCCAGCTGCTGATTTAATACTGGTAAGGAATTACATCACCACTAATATACATCTTGTGCAATGATAGGACTACCTTGTTGTTCTATGTCTTGCATCTGAATGAGGAGGCTTCTCTTATGCTTCATTGTTGCGTACTATAGTCGTCAACTTCTGATATTTTACGCATTTATTTTTTGCAGTTTCATATAGGTATTGTTTTCATTATTCATTGCCATAtgcttttatattttaaatttttccccTCTATATGTTTTTTCTGCTGATGTTCAACTTAGATCCATTATCTTTtgttatatgtatatttttccGTGAAGTCAAAATGTGAATGTTGATGGATGGATTAATCGTGGGTCAACTCTCTCAGTTTCAGAAGAATTTACCAAATCTTTTCTGCAGGTTTTGAAGGAAGGGCGCATCATACAGGCAGGGAAATATGATGATCTTTTACAAGCAGGAACTGATTTCAAAACTTTAGTCTCAGCTCACCATGAAGCAATTGAAGCTATGGATATCCCAAACCACTCTTCAGAGGATTCAGATGAAAGCACTTTGGATAACACTGTcatgtttattaaaaaaattgattcaacTGGAAGTAATGTTGACAGTTTAGCTAGGGAAGTGCAAGAGAGTGCATCGTCATCAGATCAGAAAGCTgttaaagagaaaaagaaagcaAAACGCTCAAGGAAAAAGCAGCTTGTTCAGGAAGAGGAAAGAGTGAGAGGAAGAGTAAGCATGAAAGTTTACTTGTCATATATGGCCGCAGCATATAAAGGCTTATTGATTCCTCTTATAGTCCTTGCTCAAGCATTGTTTCAGTTTCTTCAAATAGCTAGTAATTGGTGGATGGCTTGGGCAAATCCCCAAACCGAAGGAGGTCAACCTAGGGTAAATGCTATGGTCCTTCTTGGTGTTTATATGGCCCTTGCCTTTGGAAGCTCTTGGTTTATATTTGTGAGGGCAGTTCTGGTTGCTACGTTCGGCCTGGCAGCTACACAgaaattatttttgaagatGCTTAGAAGTGTTTTCCGAGCACCAATGTCTTTCTTTGATTCTACTCCAGCTGGCCGCATCTTGAATCGTGTAAGTTTATCAGCTTTTGCAGGAAATATATATCATCTGTATTTCTGTATATTATATGCAAGTCTGAGTCTCTGATTATTTTCATCTTCTGTTCCCCTTCTCACTCTTCCTTGTTTTTAAGTATTGTTAATTATTTAAGTATGACCTTACAGGTGTCCATCGATCAAAGTGTAGTGGATCTTGATATTCCTTTTAGGCTTGGTGGGTTTTCTTCAACAACAATACAGCTTATCGGAATTGTTGGTGTGATGTCTAAAGTTACCTGGCAAGTTTTGCTTCTTGTTGTTCCTATGGCTGTTGCTTGCTTGTGGATGCAGGTGATTAGttaaaattttcatgaaaaataTTTCACTCGTTTGGTTTATAGAAAATTATGAGAATGAGAAAATCTATTATATAAGTTGCTTCTGGTCATTACTATACTTGGCCACGGATACGACCATTGTGATTGATTGTGAATGTGTCACTGTTTTAGATTCAGGTGGCCATATTTGAGTTTGCCTTTCTTATTTTAGTTTACCTTTCTTTTGAGCTGTAATATTAGACGAGCCTTTCCATGTGAAACCATGAAGTGGGTTTGAAAATTTGTTACTTCTCTACTTTCACTCCTTTGGTTTTATAATGACTTTTGACATCATTTGCTTCTAAATCTAaggtttttcaacttactcGTTATCCGTGTAGGTGACATATcttatatttgttatttaaattatacatCCTGAAGCCACTTTATGTCTTGATCATGGTACAAATTGTATTGATgtgtattgttatttaaaatgaaaaccCTTGGAATGCACGTTTCCCCTTACTTGAAACCACATTATCTATGTTCATTTAGCTTGAACTGTTTCAGCCATATGTTGCAGTCTCTATTTCCACTTGGTTGTCAGAGACGAGTTCTAAACTAATTAACGTTTCTGATGTCCAGCTTGATTTGAGAACTGAAATCTGTTCGGCTTAAGTGGTGTATATTAGATGTCTACTGACTAATTATATCCGATTGCAGAAATACTACATGGCATCTTCAAGGGAACTTGTCCGCATTGTTAGTATCCAGAAATCTCCGATCATCCATCTATTTGGTGAGTCAATTGCTGGAGCTGCTACAATAAGAGGCTTTGGGCAAGAAAAACGGTTCATGAAGAGAAATCTATATCTTCTTGACTGCTTTGCTCGTCCATTCTTTTGTAGTCTTGCTGCTATTGAATGGCTATGCCTACGCATGGAATTACTTTCAACCTTTGTCTTCGCTTTCTGCATGATTTTACTTGTTAGCTTCCCCCATGGAAGTATTGATCCAAGTAAGTGTGTTATTTATGCAGTACATGATGTCTTTATATTTATGCattatttgaattaatatttgGGACAAGGCCTAGCTTATGGTGAACATTGATTAGACTAAAATACAAGACAATGACTAATGAATTTTTTGTATGTTTTCACTGTGCTAATTGTCTTTGTTTGGTCTTTACAGGCATGGCAGGCCTTGCTGTAACATATGGCCTAAACTTAAATGCACGGCTATCGCGTTGGATTCTTAGCTTTTGCAAACTCGAAAATAAGATTATTTCCATAGAAAGGATATATCAATACAGCCAAATTACTAGTGAAGCTCCATCAATTATTGAGGATTTCCGTCCTCCATCGTCATGGCCAGAGAATGGGACAATTGATCTGATTGATTTAAAGGTATTAAAATCAGCTTTATTTTTCCGTGTGTGTGCACTTGCATCCATCCTGCCTCCAGCATGTCTATTTCGTTTAAATTATTTCCGTAGAAATGCTTTTTACAAAATGTGGTACTGTATTCTTAGGGCTGTTTAATTTAGGTTAAATCTAGGCAATGCACGAGTCTAATGCCAGTATGTTTGGCTACCTGGCTCTGAAATTGACAAAATTTGCAGCCCCATCCACTTTGATCTCCATATGAAAATCAACCTTGGTCATAGGAATTTTGTGTGGAATTTCtgacttttttaattttcctcCCTTCAAGGTTCGTTATGCTGAGAATCTTCCTATGGTGCTTCACGGGATATCATGCCACTTTCCTGGTGgaaataaaattggaatagtTGGGCGAACTGGAAGCGGTAAATCTACATTGATCCAAGCACTATTTCGTTTGATTGAACCTTCTGAAGGTAGAATTATAATAGACAACATCGACATTTCTACAATTGGCCTCCATGATCTTCGTAGCCGTCTAGGTATTATACCCCAGGATCCTACCTTATTTGAAGGAACAATTAGGGGCAATCTTGATCCCCTTGAAGAGCATTCAGATCTGGA containing:
- the LOC126654603 gene encoding ABC transporter C family member 5 gives rise to the protein MMGITLLLNNSLITLSVLKEIRGLPVLELASICINLTLFLVFLFIISARQIFVCVGRVRLLKDDNSVANSSPIRRSNGEGDIPVVITVSTGFKLVLACCFYVLFLQFLVLGFDGIALIRDAVKGEVVDWSIICLPAAQGLAWFLLSFSALHCKFKASERFPLLLRVWWVLSFLICLCTLYGDGKSFLIEGVKHLSSHVVANIAATPALAFLCFVAIGGVTGIEVCRDSDLQEPLLLEEEVGCLKITPYNDAGLFSLVTLSWLNPLLSIGAKRPLDLKDIPLLAPKDRTKTNYKVLNSNWEKLKAESTLKQPSLAWAILKSFGKEAACNAIFALINTLVSYVGPYMISYFVEYLGGKETFPHEGYILAGIFFSAKLVETLTTRQWYLGVDILGMHVRSALTAMVYRKGLRLSSLAKQSHTSGEIVNYMAVDVQRVGDYSWYLHDIWMLPLQIILALAILYKNVGIASVATLIATIISIIVTVPLAKVQEEYQDKLMTAKDDRMRKTSECLRNMRILKLQAWEDRYRLKLEEMRGVEFRWLRKALYSQAFITFIFWSSPIFVAAVTFGTSILLGGKLTAGSVLSALATFRILQEPLRNFPDLVSMMAQTKVSLDRISGFLQEEDLREDATIALPRGMSNLAIEIKDGEFCWDPSSSSMSTLSGIQMKVQRGMRVAVCGMVGSGKSSFLSCILGEVPKISGEVRICGTAAYVSQSAWIQSGNIEENILFGSPMDKPKYKNVIHACSLKKDLELFSHGDQTIIGDRGINLSGGQKQRVQLARALYQDADIYLLDDPFSAVDAHTGSELFKEYIMTALANKTVVFVTHQVEFLPAADLILVLKEGRIIQAGKYDDLLQAGTDFKTLVSAHHEAIEAMDIPNHSSEDSDESTLDNTVMFIKKIDSTGSNVDSLAREVQESASSSDQKAVKEKKKAKRSRKKQLVQEEERVRGRVSMKVYLSYMAAAYKGLLIPLIVLAQALFQFLQIASNWWMAWANPQTEGGQPRVNAMVLLGVYMALAFGSSWFIFVRAVLVATFGLAATQKLFLKMLRSVFRAPMSFFDSTPAGRILNRVSIDQSVVDLDIPFRLGGFSSTTIQLIGIVGVMSKVTWQVLLLVVPMAVACLWMQKYYMASSRELVRIVSIQKSPIIHLFGESIAGAATIRGFGQEKRFMKRNLYLLDCFARPFFCSLAAIEWLCLRMELLSTFVFAFCMILLVSFPHGSIDPSMAGLAVTYGLNLNARLSRWILSFCKLENKIISIERIYQYSQITSEAPSIIEDFRPPSSWPENGTIDLIDLKVRYAENLPMVLHGISCHFPGGNKIGIVGRTGSGKSTLIQALFRLIEPSEGRIIIDNIDISTIGLHDLRSRLGIIPQDPTLFEGTIRGNLDPLEEHSDLEIWQALDKCQLGETVRQKELKLDSPVLENGDNWSVGQRQLVSLGRALLKQARILVLDEATASVDTATDNLIQKIIRTEFNNCTVCTIAHRIPTVIDSDLVLVLSDGRVAECDTPLRLLEDKSSMFLKLVTEYSSRSSGIPDI